A genome region from Proteus vulgaris includes the following:
- the gstA gene encoding glutathione transferase GstA gives MKLYYTPGSCSLSPHIVLRETGLDFSIERIDLRAKKTESGKDFLTINPKGQVPVLQLDNGDILTEGVAIVQYLADLKPDRNLIAPPKSLERYHQIEWLNFLASEVHKGYGPLFSPETPESYIPIVKSKLKSKFAYINDVLSKQKCACGEHFTVIDAYLFTLSQWAPHVGLDLTDLTHLQNYLIRIAQRPNVHSALVTEGLLKE, from the coding sequence ATGAAATTGTACTACACGCCAGGTAGTTGCTCACTTTCCCCTCATATCGTTTTACGTGAAACAGGTTTAGATTTCTCAATAGAGCGTATCGATTTACGTGCTAAGAAAACAGAATCAGGGAAAGACTTTCTAACCATCAATCCCAAAGGGCAAGTTCCTGTTCTTCAATTAGATAATGGTGATATTTTGACTGAAGGTGTTGCAATTGTTCAATATCTTGCGGATTTAAAACCTGATAGAAATTTAATTGCGCCCCCAAAATCACTAGAGCGTTATCATCAAATTGAGTGGTTAAACTTTCTTGCAAGTGAAGTGCATAAAGGCTATGGCCCTCTATTTTCACCAGAGACACCTGAAAGCTATATACCTATTGTTAAAAGTAAATTAAAGAGTAAATTTGCTTATATTAATGATGTATTGAGTAAACAAAAATGTGCATGTGGTGAGCATTTTACCGTTATTGATGCCTATTTATTTACATTAAGCCAGTGGGCACCGCATGTTGGTTTAGATTTAACGGATTTAACACACCTACAAAACTACCTAATACGCATTGCGCAACGACCTAATGTGCACAGCGCACTGGTCACTGAAGGGTTACTTAAAGAGTAA
- a CDS encoding DUF3592 domain-containing protein — MKKFRFLFYIFALIGAIIFIVALFVIKSELNVVRNGIETTGIVIDQSVSKSSNGSYLYHPIIQFSTEDNREITFRSPEGRSQSRFHLGERINVIYLPTEPHRATINNFLGLYGAGTILSIFGLVFASTGLIPLYFIRRRATRDQRLKRDGMPINVKISEIIINNHIRFNHRNPYQIIADYHDTLNNRLIRYKSGYIFFDPTPYINREFVTVYVDKKNPKIYYLDISFLPSFEES, encoded by the coding sequence ATGAAGAAATTTAGATTTCTGTTTTATATTTTTGCTCTTATTGGTGCAATTATTTTTATTGTAGCTTTATTTGTTATTAAATCTGAATTAAATGTAGTAAGAAATGGAATAGAAACAACCGGCATTGTTATTGACCAAAGTGTGAGTAAATCATCTAATGGCAGCTACCTTTATCACCCTATTATTCAGTTTAGCACAGAAGATAATAGAGAAATAACATTTCGCTCACCGGAGGGTAGGAGCCAATCTCGCTTTCACCTTGGCGAAAGAATTAATGTTATTTATCTTCCAACTGAACCACACAGAGCCACAATAAATAATTTTTTAGGTTTATATGGTGCGGGAACAATATTAAGTATTTTTGGATTAGTTTTTGCGTCAACAGGGCTTATCCCTTTGTATTTTATCAGAAGAAGAGCCACAAGAGATCAACGATTAAAACGAGATGGAATGCCTATCAATGTAAAAATATCTGAAATTATCATTAATAATCATATTCGTTTTAATCACCGTAATCCCTATCAAATTATTGCTGATTATCACGATACATTAAACAATCGATTAATTCGTTATAAAAGTGGCTATATCTTTTTTGATCCTACCCCTTATATTAATAGAGAGTTCGTGACAGTCTATGTTGATAAAAAAAATCCTAAAATTTATTACCTTGATATTTCATTTTTACCTTCATTTGAAGAGTCATAA